ATTTTAAGTATACGCCTGTAAAATGATCTGGCTTTTTTAGTATCAGAACACCTTTACCGCTCGTCCCTTTTTATCCAGCCGACCTTATGTCTAAGCAGTTCGAGCTGCTCTTCATACCACTCCTGCGAGTGCTTCAGCACGCTTTCCGCAAATTCGCGCGGCATATCGCCGCGCATTTTGAAAAGTTCCAGCTTCGCCCAGTAAAGCGTCGCCTGCCAGATGGGACGCCGCGTTTCGCTCACAAGCCGTTTAGCCACTGTGAAACAGATGCCTGCGTGGTACCAGTCTTTTTTAAGGGAGTTTATCAGCCCCATGAGACTGAAGGCGATCCCGCCGCCCTGGAGACCGTCTTCCCAGTCCGTGTGCATGATGTTGCAGATCTTGCCCATACGCTGCAGGTAAACCTCGGCCTCTTTATATCTTCCGAACAGCATGAGGCAGAAGGCCGCCTTCGCGAGTGAGAGCCCCAGGGCCCGGAACAGCGCCACCGATTCTCCGATATTGACGCAGTTTTCGTAAAATGACAGCGCCTCCTCTATCCTCCCCTGGGCAAGCTTCCAGTCGCCGCGGAAGTGTTCGGCGGCAATGAGGCAGACGGTGTAATTCTGCCCCTTTTCCTCTAGTTTTTCAAAGACCAGCGTCGACATCAGCAGGTACTTTTCAACCTCGTCATGGCGTCCCGCAAGTATCCGCGCGATGGCGATAAAGCGCAGCGCGATCCCCTCCCAGTGGCAGTAACCGGCCTTTTTTGCGTATTTGTAGAGCTTTTCCGCGCAGAAGGAGAGACGCCTAGCGTCGTCACGCTGGATCGCGAGATAACACATCTGTACGCCGGCCTTTATCACCGGCTCCGGCTCGCCGATGGCCATCGCCTTGCGCACGGCGCCGCGCAGCATATAGTCGGCGTCGTCATAGCGTCCGCTCCACCACAGATAACCGCCCTTTAAAATATAGAGGTCGCGCTCCATGCGCAGAAGGCCGGGGCTGCCGCCCTCAGTGCGGAAGAGGCGGTTCATTATCTCCCAGGCGTCGGCCAGCGCCTTCTGCGTGTAATTGACGTCTTCGGCGGTGGGGATATAGTGCATAAGGTCCTGGTCGACAAGCGTCGGAAACACCTCGTGAACGGCCATAAAGTGCAGCTCAAGCTCACGTATGCGCCAGAAAAGTTCTCTATCAGTCAGCTTCGCTTCGTGGCAGTGATAGTAGAGCCGGGAGCATATCTTTTTATGGCGGTACTGGAGAACGGACGGCGTCAGCGCTTCGAGTATCTCCATATTTTTCGCGTGGAGCGCCACCTTGCGGGAGACGGACATCCCATCGAGAAGCGCCTCGCGTATCTTCGTATGGGTAAAATAGTAGAGCACGTCGCCCTCGCCGGACTCCTGCTCGCGCAGGAAACCATGTAGCCTGAGGTTGTTATAAAACTTGGAGACCTGCAGCGGCGATATCTCCAATACCCGTGAGATCTCCTTCATCGAGGCGCACTCGGGACAGACGGCGATCGCCTCAAGAAAAAGCCTTTCATTTTCGTCGAGAAGCTCTATCATCGACAGATAGGTGTTCTTATAGGGGGCGGCTCCGTCGATTATGCCGTCCAGTTTATATTTCAGCAGCTCTTTGATAAAGAAGGGATTGCCCTCCGTCTGCATATAGACGTCGTGTATCCGCTCGTTGGACCACTCTTCGTCCGGCGCCATCTCATGGCAGATGCGGCCCGTCTCCTCAAGGTTGAATCTCCGCAGCGTTATCTCAAACTTTTCAAAAGGTTCGTCCGCGAGCGCCGTGCGCAGCATAAAGGCCGAGCGGATCTCCTCGAAGCCGGTGACGAGCATGTGGCGCGGCGCGCTGTTGTCGCACATCAGCGATTCGATGATGTTCCAAGAGGCGTCGTCCATCCACTGGATGTTCTCAATCACGAGCAGGCGGTGTACCCCCTCCGCGGTCTCGGCGGTGCGCTGGTAGATAAGGTCAGCGATATAGGAGTAGCTGAGCTCGGAGAGCGATTTGATATTCTCCTGCTGTGCGGGAGAGATATGGAGGGATTTCAGAAGACGCATGATGGGAGCCAGCGGATACGACTTCTCCTCCTGCCAACAGTCGACAGAGAAGCATTCCCACCCTC
This window of the Cloacibacillus sp. genome carries:
- a CDS encoding AAA family ATPase, translating into MKFKARFLGTPELFIDGTPHIFPFKKAQILALMLIEEKTLSKDKICEYLWADKTMEKARWNLSNALSHIKKILPVNLSSGGSVVLDAKFKIERDIDLLPRIDSLGWPEISGLCSPFFDIAEIDDWASFSDWLLPKRQHYHNMLVRNLKKRAQAQLAGFAESRFDDAILCYEKLTECEPYDEKIHGELVRLYIKTNQKIKAVDTARSFSARIESDFGIEANLSDISTLMRRKKETPNIRVSAHNSEESPLARNDEILRMLDFFSGAVPGRSLCGLVWGEQGIGKTVFVNEIISCLTERGWECFSVDCWQEEKSYPLAPIMRLLKSLHISPAQQENIKSLSELSYSYIADLIYQRTAETAEGVHRLLVIENIQWMDDASWNIIESLMCDNSAPRHMLVTGFEEIRSAFMLRTALADEPFEKFEITLRRFNLEETGRICHEMAPDEEWSNERIHDVYMQTEGNPFFIKELLKYKLDGIIDGAAPYKNTYLSMIELLDENERLFLEAIAVCPECASMKEISRVLEISPLQVSKFYNNLRLHGFLREQESGEGDVLYYFTHTKIREALLDGMSVSRKVALHAKNMEILEALTPSVLQYRHKKICSRLYYHCHEAKLTDRELFWRIRELELHFMAVHEVFPTLVDQDLMHYIPTAEDVNYTQKALADAWEIMNRLFRTEGGSPGLLRMERDLYILKGGYLWWSGRYDDADYMLRGAVRKAMAIGEPEPVIKAGVQMCYLAIQRDDARRLSFCAEKLYKYAKKAGYCHWEGIALRFIAIARILAGRHDEVEKYLLMSTLVFEKLEEKGQNYTVCLIAAEHFRGDWKLAQGRIEEALSFYENCVNIGESVALFRALGLSLAKAAFCLMLFGRYKEAEVYLQRMGKICNIMHTDWEDGLQGGGIAFSLMGLINSLKKDWYHAGICFTVAKRLVSETRRPIWQATLYWAKLELFKMRGDMPREFAESVLKHSQEWYEEQLELLRHKVGWIKRDER